The window TGACCAAAAAAACcatgtgaataaataaaatttcaataatatacCCAGAAAATCAGAGTCGAAAGTATAAAGCAACATCAGAGGTATAAATCCGAATGACTAGTTATGGAATATTAGGACGTAAGTTAAATTTTAGGCTAGCGAAGAACAAACAGAACTTGAAGTATTGAGCATAGGAGATGATAAGCTTATAGATTTTATGAACTGTGTTGGAAGTGATATTTTACAGGATGATTGTGATGAGATTTGTGAGTTTGGCGCAGAGACTTCAAGTGGAGTAGTCTCCATTTCATCATCAGAGTTATTCACATGTCGTTTACGAAGGCAATTTGTGGGGAAATTTCTGAATTTGGATTTTACAGACCAAGATGAATTATTATTCTGGGGACATATTTTAGATTTTTCCAGAATACTATGAGTTAGGTTACTCGATGTTGAAGGGGGTTGCGATTCCATAAACACAGAAAATCCATGCCTCGATGTTTCttttattgtaaaatataatttaaaaggCTGTTGGCGACGCCACGCATACAAGCAGGCAAGATCTGATAGTGTATAGTTAGAATTAAAAAGATCGTCGActgaaaagaaaacagaaaccTCATGCTCACTGGGTTTAAGATTGAACTTCATTCGAATCAGCTTTTCAATATGTCCCACTGTAAGTTCAGGTGGACAGAGTAAAAATGTAGGGGGGATAACAGGCAGTATCGGGCTAATTGAATCTGTTTGACTAGAAGTTTTACTTGAGCAACCATTATTCTTATGTTCGTT of the Schistosoma haematobium chromosome 4, whole genome shotgun sequence genome contains:
- the BMI1_1 gene encoding Polycomb complex protein BMI-1, variant 2 (EggNog:ENOG410V9AZ~COG:O) codes for the protein MIHVLNYEMLVNSVGLYHPSCYTRSLSPEKRGDLTLNTYVLQEEDRLSVELRYWNQNEHKNNGCSSKTSSQTDSISPILPVIPPTFLLCPPELTVGHIEKLIRMKFNLKPSEHEVSVFFSVDDLFNSNYTLSDLACLYAWRRQQPFKLYFTIKETSRHGFSVFMESQPPSTSSNLTHSILEKSKICPQNNNSSWSVKSKFRNFPTNCLRKRHVNNSDDEMETTPLEVSAPNSQISSQSSCKISLPTQFIKSISLSSPMLNTSSSVCSSLA
- the BMI1_1 gene encoding Polycomb complex protein BMI-1 (EggNog:ENOG410V9AZ~COG:O); translation: MHRVSDVPVILFNPYLTCNLCQGYLIDATTIVECLHSFCRSCILTYLKLNTTCPVCATLLHKTKPHCAIRPDRALQSIVYKLIPNLFEKEMLCRRKFYEDHPSCYTRSLSPEKRGDLTLNTYVLQEEDRLSVELRYWNQNEHKNNGCSSKTSSQTDSISPILPVIPPTFLLCPPELTVGHIEKLIRMKFNLKPSEHEVSVFFSVDDLFNSNYTLSDLACLYAWRRQQPFKLYFTIKETSRHGFSVFMESQPPSTSSNLTHSILEKSKICPQNNNSSWSVKSKFRNFPTNCLRKRHVNNSDDEMETTPLEVSAPNSQISSQSSCKISLPTQFIKSISLSSPMLNTSSSVCSSLA